Genomic segment of Paenibacillaceae bacterium GAS479:
TAAATACACATATAATTTGGGTGAGCTCCTTACTAACCGGGATTCTATTAATTGCAACTTATACTTTCCCTATATTATGGTTGGTAATTGCTTTTACAACTATGAGGGGTGTGCTGGCGGTCGGTTTTTATACGGGGGCGAGTACGTTACTCCAGCAGCGTGCACCAGATAATTACGTTGGTCGTATACTGGGATCATTTAGTGCATTCAAAGCAATAATGCTTCTTGTCGGCAGTACTTTAGCCATAACAGTTTCCGATGTGGTACCAGTGGTTATCATACTTAATGCTGCTGGTCTACTATGGATTGTTGCTAGTTTAACAGTAATTGCATTGTATAGAAAGAGAAAAGCGCATGACAGAAAGCGTTTGTTTTAGGGGAACATAAAAAATCTTTCTAGAGCTGTGGCCACTGGTCATTGTGGAAAATATTTCATGAGATAATAAAGGAATCAAGATATAATAGAAGAATGTAAATTGGGTGCACTTTTAAATGATGGAGGGTGGCAATCTTGTCGAATGTAAAAGAAAAGATGGTCGAACTTGATGTCGAAAAAATCAACATTGTGGACAAAGATGGTAATTTGCGAATGTCTCTATTTAACAGTGACCGTATTCCTGACCCAATCATAGACGGCAAAGTGGAAAAGAGAACGATGGGGGTTCCCGGCTCTGGAATCTTGTTTTATAACAATGATGGCGACGAATGCGGCGGGTTAATTTTTGGCAGCAGGACCTATACAGCAGAAGAATATGATGGGAAACATGCAGGCAAAACGGAATCGAGTGCCTCATTGACTTTTGACGCCTATAAAGGCGATCAAGTTACACAGATGTTTTTTCACGAGAGCACGATTGGGGAGCGTATGTATGGGCATGTCCTCTATGATCGTCCAAATGGAGTGGTAAGAGCTCGAATGGATCGTAGCCAAGATGGTTCGGTTGGAGTTAAATTATCCGATAGCAAAGGACAAGAACGTATTCGGTTAGTTATAGATGCTGACGATATTCCGGTTCTCGAATTTCTCAATGAAAAAGGAGAAGTCGTTTACAGTCTTCCGCCCAAATAATTAGACTGAGTTGGTACCAGTGGACAGTAAAAAGAAGATGACTCCTGATTTCCAGAAGTCATCTTCTTTTTACTGTTTAAACAAGAACTTGGATTAAACTGCCCTTTAATGCGCTCTGATGTGGCGGTAGCCTATCTGGTATAGTCGCCCGACCGATAGCTATCGGCAGGATGCTGGGACGGGGTGGATTTTCCAGTATTAGAGCGGTTCTCTTTGTCGGAGACAAAGTTACGAACTGTGCTAATCAGCTTATCCCTAGCGCTTTTGTTGCGCATGAGATAGGTGACACCTGCTCCAATTGCTGTACCTAAAATTTTCTTGTTCATTGTTGTTTCCTCCCTTTTGATCGCTCGTTATGTCTCTACTTACCCTCCTGAGCAGGGAAGAAACTTTAGGTGTTAAGTAGTTCTGAAGTGTTGAACATGCTCTGCAACCCATTGAGCGAATGTGCGAGGTGGGCGACCCGTGATTTGTTGTACGGTCGGAACGACTGTGTAAGCAGCCTCTGGAGGATTAGCTTTCCATCCTAAGACGAAATCGATAACATCATCTTGAGCTCCCTTTTTTCGCATATGTTCGCGTGCTTGCTCTTCGGTGAGTTCAACGAATTGGATGTCTCTTCCAAGGGCTGCGCTGATCGTACGAACCTTCTCGGGAATAGTTAACACTTCAGGACCAGACAGCGAATAGATTTTTCCGGCATGACCGACGCTCGTTAACGCGGTTGCGGCCACACTTCCGATATCGGCCTCGTGAATCATCGCATCCAGTGAATCGCCGAATGGCTCCCTTACTATACCTTTTGAGCGAATAGACTCCGCCCACACAAGAGCATTGGACATATACTCAGGGGAGGGTTGGAGATAAGTCCATTCCAGATTGCTGGCTTCAACGGCCTCTTCCACAGTACCTTTAACACCGCTCCACAAAACCGTGGCTCGTTGCACGCCGGCCTGCGTGGCTAATTCAACAATCTGGGGTCCAGTCTGCAGGGGGCCGTATCCATCACTACTAAAAGTGATCAAGTGCATAGCAGTAACGCCGCGCATTGCTGGTGCAAGGGATTCCGGTTTAGAAAGGTCGCCGTAAACGACTTCAACTTCTTTTGGCAGTTTGGCATTTGCCGGATTTCGTGACAGCGCACGTACATGATACCCGGCCCCAACCAGATGCTCGACTACATGGCGACCTACATTTCCTGTCGCTCCTGTTACTAATATTGTCATTGTTTATTCCCCTCCAATTGTTAATGTCCCGAAGTTCTTTTGGTGACATATTCCAATCATAAAGTTTCACACTAGTGTGAAGGTCAAGAGGGATTTTAGTTAAAAGTGGCGGAGGCCTCATAAATCTTTGTTTTATCACCAGTAAAAATGTATCCGTTAGAGGAGTGGACCCAGCCGTATTTTTCGTAATAGCCATTCAAATCGGTACTAAGATAAAGGTTGTTGTATCCCTTTTTCCCGGTTTCTTGGCGAGCATGTTGCAGCAATTTGGACCCGATTCCTTG
This window contains:
- a CDS encoding Uncharacterized conserved protein YbjT, contains NAD(P)-binding and DUF2867 domains; its protein translation is MTILVTGATGNVGRHVVEHLVGAGYHVRALSRNPANAKLPKEVEVVYGDLSKPESLAPAMRGVTAMHLITFSSDGYGPLQTGPQIVELATQAGVQRATVLWSGVKGTVEEAVEASNLEWTYLQPSPEYMSNALVWAESIRSKGIVREPFGDSLDAMIHEADIGSVAATALTSVGHAGKIYSLSGPEVLTIPEKVRTISAALGRDIQFVELTEEQAREHMRKKGAQDDVIDFVLGWKANPPEAAYTVVPTVQQITGRPPRTFAQWVAEHVQHFRTT